The segment AGGAATCATGGCAACTAAAGCCAGTGGAGCGAATACATTAAAAGATTTAACGGGTAAATCGATTTGTGTCCTAGCAGGAACCACAACGGAACAAAATTTAGCCGATCAGATGCGTAAAGAAGGGGTAACGGATTATAATCCCGTCGTTTCCGATGATGTGGATGCGCTCTATGCAGCCTATCAAGAAGGTCGCTGTGAGGCGGTTACGTCTGATCGCTCGCAATTAGTCGCTCGTCGTTCTATTTTCCCCAAAAAAGACGATCATGTCATCTTAGATGTGGTTATGTCTAAAGAACCTTTAGGACCTGTGGTAGCTGATGGGGACTCCACTTGGTATGATGCCGTTAAATGGATTACTTTTGCCGTTATTCAAGCCGAAGAATTTGGCATTACTTCCCAAAATTTAGCCACCTTTGAATCGACTGAAGATCCTAATATTAAACGATTTTTAGGAATCGATGATAAATTAGGCGAAGACATGGGATTACCGAACGATTTCGCCGCTCGTATTATTAAGCACGTTGGTAATTATGGAGAAATTTATGAGCGTAACATCGGTAAACCGTTAGGATTAGAACGGGGTCAAAATCAACTTTGGACTAATGGCGGTTTACTTTATTCTCCTCCTTTTCGATAGAATACACGCCAGGGTTGATAGTTAATAGCCAAGGTTATCTAAAAGAGGGCGAACAATCTTCGCCCCTACAGCAACTTTGTTTTGTTCTAATGGTAGGGGGACATTGCGTGCGCCCAAAATATCAACTATTAACTAAGTAGGTCAACATAATTAAACGAACAATACTTGTACGGTGGGCAATATCCACAATAATCTCTAAATAAGGTTTTTAAGCTTTTGGTGGGCATTGCACACCCTAGG is part of the Rippkaea orientalis PCC 8801 genome and harbors:
- a CDS encoding amino acid ABC transporter substrate-binding protein, with amino-acid sequence MTKQPFLVLATLLLLSPLTACGGGQPTTETTPAQESSSKVSGSRLATIKERGTLICGVNGEVPGFSFVDEQGQYSGLDVDMCRAIAAALFDDPSKVEYRKLSAQERLTAVQSGEVDVLNRNTTWTMSRDTAVGMEFAPTVFYDGQGIMATKASGANTLKDLTGKSICVLAGTTTEQNLADQMRKEGVTDYNPVVSDDVDALYAAYQEGRCEAVTSDRSQLVARRSIFPKKDDHVILDVVMSKEPLGPVVADGDSTWYDAVKWITFAVIQAEEFGITSQNLATFESTEDPNIKRFLGIDDKLGEDMGLPNDFAARIIKHVGNYGEIYERNIGKPLGLERGQNQLWTNGGLLYSPPFR